In a single window of the Ciconia boyciana chromosome 7, ASM3463844v1, whole genome shotgun sequence genome:
- the DMRTA2 gene encoding doublesex- and mab-3-related transcription factor A2, with protein MELRSELPSVPAAPPPVPPSSVAAAAAAAAATLPVSVAGSLLRAPPLLLRAAEKYPRTPKCARCRNHGVVSALKGHKRYCRWKDCMCAKCTLIAERQRVMAAQVALRRQQAQEENEARELQLLYGTAEGLALAAANGIIPPRPAYEVFGSVCAGGGGGEGGGGASESKMQKFELFPKTLLPSRAVTPQQAGGKPLSPDGESVPGTSSPEARHGSGSENGDGESFLSSPVSKGPKEGEESPGSISPLGSDSGSEADKDEQDPSPSAGGRQRTPIDILTRVFPAHKRSVLELVLQGCGGDVVQAIEQILNNRGPEKGPEEGWARDGALQGLPPTPAAAHHRPLIAGAMAPAIGTLGSRSAFSPLQPNATHFGAEAGAYPLGTHLGLNPLRLAYSAHSRGLAFMTPYSTAGLMPTLGFRPPVDYAFSDLMRDRSAVHKEQVYSGGLYGPMVNNTPEKQ; from the exons ATGGAGCTGCGGTCGGAGCTGCCCAGCGtgcccgccgcgccccccccggtgccccccagctcggtggcggcggcggcagcggcggcggcggccacgCTGCCGGTGAGCGTAGCCGGGAGCTTGCTGCGggcgccgccgctgctgctgcgggCGGCCGAGAAGTACCCGCGGACGCCCAAGTGCGCCCGTTGCCGCAACCACGGCGTGGTGTCGGCGCTGAAGGGCCACAAGCGGTACTGCCGCTGGAAGGACTGCATGTGCGCCAAGTGCACCCTCATCGCCGAGCGCCAGCGCGTCATGGCGGCCCAGGTGGCGCTGCGCCGCCAGCAGGCGCAGGAGGAGAACGAGGCCCGCGAGCTCCAGCTGCTCTACGGCACGGCCGAGGGGCTGGCCCTGGCCGCCGCCAACGGCATCATCCCGCCCCGGCCCGCGTACGAGGTCTTCGGCTCCGTCTgcgccgggggcggcggcggcgagggaggcggcggcgcctcAG agTCCAAGATGCAGAAGTTCGAGCTGTTCCCCAAGACGCTGCTGCCGAGCCGCGCCGTCACCCCGCAGCAGGCGGGCGGGAAGCCCCTCTCCCCGGACGGCGAGTCCGTGCCCGGCACCTCCTCCCCAGAAGCTCGCCACGGCTCGGGCTCGGAGAACGGGGACGGCGAGTCCTTCCTGAGCTCGCCCGTCTCCAAGGGCCcgaaggagggggaggagagccCGGGCTCCATCAGCCCGCTGGGCTCGGACTCGGGCTCGGAGGCGGACAAGGACGAGCAGGACCCGTCGCCCTCGGCCGGCGGCCGGCAGCGGACTCCCATCGACATCCTGACGCGCGTCTTCCCGGCGCACAAGCGCAGCGTGCtggagctggtgctgcagggctgcggcGGGGACGTGGTACAGGCCATCGAGCAGATCCTCAACAACCGCGGCCCGGAGAAGGGCCCCGAGGAGGGCTGGGCTCGGGACGGCGCCTTGCAAGGCCTTCCGCccacccccgccgccgcccACCACCGGCCCTTGATAGCCGGCGCCATGGCCCCCGCCATCGGCACGCTGGGCAGCCGCTCCGCCTTCTCCCCCCTGCAGCCCAACGCCACGCACTTCGGGGCCGAGGCCGGCGCCTACCCGCTGGGCACCCACCTGGGACTCAACCCCCTGCGCCTCGCCTACTCGGCGCACAGCCGGGGACTGGCGTTCATGACCCCCTACTCCACGGCCGGGCTGATGCCCACCCTCGGGTTCCGGCCGCCCGTGGACTACGCCTTCAGCGACCTCATGCGGGACCGCTCCGCCGTGCACAAGGAGCAGGTCTACTCCGGCGGGCTCTACGGGCCCATGGTCAACAACACCCCCGAGAAGCAATAG